One genomic window of Eggerthella timonensis includes the following:
- a CDS encoding thiamine pyrophosphate-dependent enzyme, translated as MTKKLLMGNEAFAHAALEAGVRVVAGYPGTPSSELIETVAKLHADGAARGIHVEWSTNEKSALELLAGASYTGARCLFTCKQVGLNVASDALMSLNYVGVKGGMVLFVADDPGPISSQTEQDTRRFASFAKLPVLDPATPDQGFAMMQAAFDLSERYRTPVIVRPTTRINHASTFFDVEDITEARPVPEEGFERDPKWIIFPRRAYQAHGEINERLAAIAHDFAVEPALAAFNPILEGGAAAASDSASASAPRLGIAAGGVSAAYAREALRMVEARAAASDAGMPAYRFWQVGTPYPFPEETAARFVEGLDEVLVLEELDHVLEDALLVHAGRTHASYEVRGRLTGDARDRGENDVDDIAQRIARFLGIPDAVAPANALAAYAAEDDPLPVRPPVLCAGCPHRGSFYAVKRALGKTPAVLCGDIGCYTLGNAMPLDAVDTCLCMGAGITMAQGFAVAEPHKKTLAFVGDSTFFASGLPGIVNAVYNGHDITVCVLDNATTAMTGSQPHPGTGQTLMGPKREPISIQRVLEAVGFGCIVHADPLDLDASVAAAREALDYEGPSAILFESPCVQLVKPAAPAAVNVEICTGCKKCITEIGCPAIGFDADARGPRSKELGQAFVDASLCNGCGLCTQVCPFDALSMTAGDQTNVSRETSSGAGGEAGGVSGGAGADAGGGKGAGNATAADGSAAVEGGSHA; from the coding sequence ATGACGAAGAAACTGCTGATGGGGAACGAGGCGTTCGCGCATGCGGCGCTGGAGGCCGGGGTGCGCGTGGTGGCGGGCTACCCGGGCACGCCGTCGTCCGAGCTCATCGAGACGGTGGCGAAGCTGCACGCCGACGGGGCTGCGCGCGGCATCCACGTGGAGTGGTCTACCAACGAGAAGAGCGCGCTCGAGCTGCTGGCCGGCGCGTCGTACACCGGCGCGCGTTGCCTGTTCACCTGCAAGCAGGTGGGCCTCAACGTGGCGAGCGACGCGCTCATGAGCCTGAACTACGTGGGAGTGAAGGGCGGCATGGTGCTGTTCGTGGCCGACGATCCGGGCCCCATCTCGTCGCAGACCGAGCAGGACACGCGCCGCTTCGCGTCGTTCGCCAAGCTGCCCGTGCTCGACCCCGCTACACCCGATCAGGGCTTTGCCATGATGCAGGCCGCTTTCGACCTGTCCGAGCGCTACCGCACGCCCGTCATCGTGCGGCCCACCACGCGCATCAACCACGCCTCGACGTTCTTCGACGTGGAGGACATTACCGAGGCGCGCCCGGTGCCCGAGGAGGGTTTCGAGCGCGATCCCAAGTGGATCATCTTCCCGCGCCGCGCCTACCAGGCGCATGGCGAGATCAACGAGCGGCTCGCGGCCATCGCGCACGATTTCGCCGTTGAGCCCGCGCTTGCGGCGTTCAATCCGATTCTGGAGGGGGGCGCTGCCGCGGCCAGCGACTCCGCGAGCGCGTCGGCGCCGCGCCTCGGCATCGCGGCCGGCGGCGTGTCGGCCGCCTACGCCCGCGAGGCGCTGCGCATGGTGGAAGCGCGCGCAGCGGCGTCCGACGCGGGAATGCCGGCCTATCGATTCTGGCAGGTGGGCACGCCCTACCCCTTCCCGGAGGAAACGGCCGCGCGGTTCGTCGAAGGCCTCGATGAGGTGCTCGTGCTGGAGGAGCTCGACCACGTGCTGGAGGACGCGCTGCTCGTGCACGCCGGCCGCACGCACGCCTCCTACGAGGTGCGCGGCCGCCTGACCGGCGATGCGCGCGACCGCGGCGAGAACGACGTGGACGACATCGCCCAGCGCATCGCGCGCTTCCTCGGCATCCCCGATGCCGTCGCGCCCGCGAACGCGCTTGCGGCCTACGCTGCCGAAGACGATCCGCTGCCCGTGCGCCCGCCCGTGTTGTGCGCCGGCTGCCCCCATCGCGGCAGCTTCTACGCGGTGAAGCGCGCGCTGGGCAAAACACCCGCCGTGCTGTGTGGCGACATCGGGTGCTACACGCTGGGCAACGCCATGCCGCTCGATGCGGTGGACACGTGCCTGTGCATGGGCGCGGGCATCACGATGGCGCAGGGTTTCGCCGTGGCCGAGCCGCATAAGAAGACGCTTGCGTTCGTAGGCGATTCGACGTTCTTCGCCAGCGGCCTGCCGGGCATCGTGAACGCCGTGTACAACGGCCACGACATCACCGTGTGCGTGCTCGACAACGCCACCACGGCCATGACGGGGTCGCAACCGCACCCCGGAACAGGCCAAACGCTCATGGGACCGAAGCGCGAGCCCATCTCTATCCAGCGCGTGCTGGAAGCGGTCGGTTTCGGCTGCATCGTGCATGCCGACCCGCTCGATCTGGACGCGTCGGTGGCCGCTGCGCGAGAGGCGCTCGACTACGAAGGTCCCAGCGCCATCCTGTTCGAGTCTCCCTGCGTGCAGCTAGTGAAGCCGGCCGCACCAGCCGCCGTGAACGTCGAAATCTGCACGGGCTGCAAGAAGTGCATCACCGAGATCGGGTGCCCGGCCATCGGCTTCGACGCCGATGCGCGCGGCCCGCGCAGCAAAGAGCTAGGTCAGGCGTTCGTCGACGCCAGCCTGTGCAACGGCTGCGGACTGTGCACCCAGGTGTGCCCCTTCGACGCGCTTTCGATGACGGCCGGTGACCAAACAAATGTTTCACGAGAAACATCTTCGGGTGCGGGCGGCGAGGCTGGCGGTGTTAGCGGCGGCGCCGGTGCCGATGCCGGCGGCGGCAAAGGCGCGGGCAACGCGACCGCCGCGGACGGTTCCGCAGCCGTGGAAGGGGGTTCCCATGCGTAA
- a CDS encoding indolepyruvate oxidoreductase subunit beta, producing MRNVMLTGVGGQGTVLAAKVLAQAAQDKGWQVRTAETIGMAQRGGNVVSHVRMGDAGEEVFAPLLAEGTADLIIAFEPAEAARVLPFLAPEGLLVTATTAIQPVTAALSDRPYRADNVIARIERSLAGTGARFVAVDDVALTDEVGSRKVLNSVLLASALSVGAIPLDLDDLRRALEECVKPRFVALNLAAVDAVARA from the coding sequence ATGCGTAACGTGATGCTGACGGGCGTGGGCGGTCAGGGCACCGTTTTGGCAGCGAAGGTGCTGGCCCAGGCCGCTCAAGACAAGGGTTGGCAGGTGCGCACGGCCGAGACCATCGGCATGGCGCAGCGCGGCGGAAACGTGGTGTCGCATGTGCGCATGGGCGACGCGGGCGAGGAGGTGTTCGCGCCGTTGCTTGCCGAGGGAACCGCCGACCTTATCATCGCGTTCGAGCCGGCCGAGGCCGCGCGCGTTCTGCCGTTCCTCGCTCCTGAAGGCCTGCTGGTCACCGCGACCACGGCTATCCAGCCGGTCACGGCGGCGCTGTCCGACCGGCCGTACCGCGCCGACAACGTGATCGCGCGCATCGAGCGATCGCTGGCCGGCACCGGCGCGCGCTTCGTCGCCGTCGACGACGTCGCGCTCACCGACGAAGTGGGCAGCCGCAAGGTGCTGAACTCGGTGCTGCTCGCCAGCGCGCTGAGCGTCGGGGCGATACCACTCGACCTCGACGACCTGCGCCGCGCGCTCGAGGAGTGCGTCAAGCCCCGCTTCGTCGCCCTCAACCTGGCAGCCGTCGACGCGGTGGCGCGGGCGTAG
- a CDS encoding diguanylate cyclase domain-containing protein, with amino-acid sequence MREAMDRAWLAEAEELARKLWRAYVIEPSEESVQFIVDTMDPQLLSLIGTGKHEFYADIASFFAGLERDQQEAQDVVFEILDEYCEARPIGCDSCLVFGTLWVRERPDRPKPLLVEMDTRFTLVFRRDGERWLLTHLHHSTPNVDQRREEYYPKTATEQANAALEHSKAMERRAELDSMTELLNHAAFEKHVAASLIEGAEDSAFFMIDLDNFKTVNDTLGHPEGDRVIEEFAEVLEQVFPRDALIGRMGGDEFAVFSTSPLSVSDAEVKARQLIESWGARSAQRDVELGCSVGIVRVVRGCTFFDLYRAADQALYVSKGNGKACFSW; translated from the coding sequence ATGCGAGAAGCGATGGATCGGGCGTGGCTGGCGGAAGCTGAGGAGCTGGCGCGCAAGCTGTGGCGCGCTTACGTCATCGAGCCTTCGGAGGAGAGCGTCCAGTTCATCGTGGATACCATGGATCCGCAGCTCTTGTCGCTCATCGGCACGGGCAAGCACGAATTCTACGCGGATATCGCGTCGTTCTTCGCAGGGCTCGAGCGCGATCAGCAGGAAGCCCAGGACGTCGTCTTCGAGATCCTCGACGAGTATTGCGAAGCGCGCCCCATCGGCTGCGACTCGTGTCTCGTGTTCGGCACGCTGTGGGTGCGCGAGCGCCCCGACCGGCCCAAGCCGCTGCTCGTCGAGATGGACACCCGCTTCACGCTCGTATTCCGGCGCGACGGCGAACGCTGGCTTTTGACCCACCTGCACCATTCCACGCCCAACGTCGACCAGCGCCGCGAGGAGTACTACCCCAAGACGGCTACCGAGCAGGCGAACGCCGCGCTCGAACACTCCAAAGCCATGGAGCGCCGCGCCGAGCTGGACTCCATGACCGAGCTGCTGAACCACGCGGCATTCGAGAAGCATGTCGCGGCCTCGCTCATAGAGGGGGCCGAAGACAGCGCCTTCTTCATGATAGACCTCGACAACTTCAAGACGGTGAACGACACGCTCGGCCATCCCGAGGGCGACCGGGTTATCGAGGAGTTCGCCGAGGTGCTGGAGCAGGTGTTTCCCCGCGATGCGCTCATCGGTCGCATGGGCGGCGACGAGTTCGCCGTGTTCTCCACGAGCCCGCTGTCCGTCAGCGACGCCGAGGTCAAAGCCCGCCAGCTCATCGAATCGTGGGGAGCCCGCTCCGCCCAGCGCGACGTGGAGCTGGGATGCTCGGTGGGCATCGTGCGCGTGGTGCGCGGATGCACGTTCTTCGATCTCTATCGAGCGGCCGACCAGGCGCTGTACGTTAGCAAGGGAAACGGGAAGGCGTGCTTCAGCTGGTGA
- a CDS encoding phenylacetate--CoA ligase family protein, translating into MQLTNDQFTLIKDQFKTLMERSPFYASKFEGIDLSDVQTQEDFEKLPFSEKDDLRNAYPLGLQAVPDEEIVRIHSSSGTTGTPVIVPYTQQDVTDWAIQFARCYETAGITNRDRIHITPGYGLWTAGIGFQLGAERLGAMAIPMGPGNTEKQLRMMQDLKSTVLCATSSYALLLAEEIAERGIRDQIHLRKGVIGSERWGDKMRQRIAGELGVEIYDIYGLTEVYGPGIGISCNEHHGMHIWDDYVYVEIVDPATGAPVPDGEVGELVLTTLRKQGAPLIRYRTHDLTRIIPGDCSCKFGHRHPRIDTLTGRTDDMFKVKGCNIFPAQVEEVIAATDGTSSEYQVMIENISGKDVLTVLFETPLHDEAKQRAEEELALIFKAKCGCTPDAKGVPMGELPRSEKKTKRIFDSRY; encoded by the coding sequence ATGCAGCTTACCAACGATCAGTTCACGCTCATCAAAGACCAGTTCAAAACCCTTATGGAGCGCTCGCCGTTCTACGCGAGCAAGTTCGAGGGCATCGACCTTTCCGACGTGCAGACGCAGGAGGACTTCGAGAAGCTCCCGTTCTCCGAGAAGGACGACCTGCGCAACGCCTATCCGCTGGGCTTGCAGGCCGTGCCCGACGAGGAAATCGTGCGCATCCACAGCTCCAGCGGCACCACGGGCACGCCGGTCATCGTCCCTTACACGCAGCAGGACGTCACCGACTGGGCCATCCAGTTCGCGCGCTGTTACGAGACGGCGGGCATCACGAACCGCGATCGCATCCACATCACCCCTGGTTACGGGCTATGGACGGCGGGCATCGGCTTCCAGCTGGGCGCCGAGCGCCTGGGCGCGATGGCCATCCCCATGGGGCCGGGCAACACCGAGAAGCAGCTGCGCATGATGCAGGACCTCAAGTCCACCGTGCTGTGCGCCACCAGCTCCTACGCGCTGTTGCTTGCCGAGGAGATCGCCGAGCGCGGCATTCGCGATCAGATTCACCTGCGCAAGGGCGTCATCGGCAGCGAGCGGTGGGGCGACAAGATGCGCCAGCGCATCGCCGGCGAGCTGGGTGTGGAGATCTACGACATCTACGGCCTTACCGAAGTGTACGGCCCCGGCATCGGCATCTCGTGCAACGAGCATCACGGCATGCACATCTGGGACGATTACGTGTACGTGGAAATCGTCGACCCCGCGACGGGCGCGCCCGTGCCCGACGGCGAAGTGGGCGAGCTCGTGCTGACCACGCTGCGCAAGCAAGGCGCGCCGCTCATCCGCTACCGCACGCACGACCTCACGCGCATCATCCCGGGCGATTGCTCCTGCAAGTTCGGTCATCGCCACCCGCGCATCGACACGTTGACCGGTCGCACCGACGACATGTTCAAGGTGAAGGGCTGCAACATCTTCCCCGCGCAGGTGGAGGAAGTGATCGCCGCCACCGACGGCACCTCGAGCGAGTACCAGGTGATGATCGAGAACATCAGCGGCAAGGACGTGCTCACGGTGCTGTTCGAAACCCCGCTGCACGACGAGGCGAAGCAGCGCGCAGAAGAAGAGCTGGCCCTCATCTTCAAGGCGAAGTGCGGTTGCACCCCCGACGCCAAGGGCGTTCCCATGGGCGAGCTGCCCCGCAGCGAGAAGAAGACCAAGCGCATCTTCGACAGCCGGTACTAA
- a CDS encoding sodium:solute symporter family protein produces MIEKICMVLIFVGVAVGVGIYCRRHTGSVDGFILGGRNVGPWLSAFAFGTSYFSAVIFVGYAGQFGWKYGVAATWIGIGNAILGSLLAWWVLGPRTREMTHRLGASTMPEFFGERYQSKGLRIAAAAIIFVFLIPYTASVYNGLSRLFGMAFGLPYEWCVIGMAVITCVYVVLGGYMATVMNDFIQGIVMLLGIVAVIVAVLVNNGGFTEALTTLSLIPAEGSEMAGPFVSFFGPNLPDLLGVIVLTSLGTWGLPQMVQKFYAIKSGPAIKQGAIISTVFAMVVAGGSYFLGGFGRLYGGQVEMTAAGTPVYDSIIPTMLSTLPDLLIGIVIVLVLSASMSTLSSLVLTSSSTLTLDLIKDNLVKNMSEKKQLGYMRVLIVVFIVISAVIALVQYNSSITFIAQLMSISWGALAGSFLGPFFWGLYSRRVSRPAVWASFIVGVGLTTGNMIAGFVGTAFIASPINCGAIAMVLSLIIVPVVSMFTKRVDFEVDPPHAEGAIDREYEQELEAE; encoded by the coding sequence ATGATCGAGAAGATATGCATGGTACTCATTTTCGTCGGCGTGGCGGTGGGCGTCGGCATTTACTGCCGACGACATACCGGAAGCGTTGACGGGTTCATTCTGGGCGGCCGCAACGTAGGTCCGTGGCTGAGCGCGTTCGCGTTCGGCACGAGCTACTTCTCCGCCGTCATCTTCGTGGGCTACGCCGGCCAGTTCGGCTGGAAATACGGCGTCGCCGCCACGTGGATCGGCATCGGCAACGCCATCCTCGGCAGCTTGCTGGCCTGGTGGGTGCTCGGCCCGCGCACGCGCGAGATGACGCATCGCCTGGGCGCGTCCACGATGCCCGAGTTCTTCGGCGAGCGCTACCAGTCGAAGGGTTTGCGCATCGCGGCCGCGGCCATCATCTTCGTGTTCCTCATCCCGTACACGGCCAGCGTCTACAACGGCCTGTCGCGTTTGTTCGGCATGGCGTTCGGGCTGCCGTACGAGTGGTGCGTCATCGGCATGGCGGTTATCACCTGCGTGTACGTGGTGCTGGGAGGCTACATGGCCACCGTCATGAACGACTTCATCCAAGGTATCGTCATGCTGTTGGGTATCGTGGCGGTCATCGTGGCCGTGCTCGTGAACAACGGCGGCTTCACCGAAGCGCTCACCACGCTGTCGCTCATTCCGGCCGAGGGGTCCGAGATGGCCGGCCCCTTCGTCAGCTTCTTCGGGCCGAATCTGCCCGACCTGCTGGGCGTCATCGTGCTGACCAGCCTGGGCACGTGGGGCCTGCCGCAGATGGTGCAGAAGTTCTACGCCATCAAGAGCGGTCCCGCCATCAAGCAGGGCGCCATCATCTCCACCGTGTTCGCGATGGTGGTGGCGGGCGGCAGCTACTTTCTGGGCGGGTTCGGTCGCCTGTACGGCGGACAGGTTGAGATGACGGCCGCCGGCACGCCGGTGTACGACTCCATCATCCCCACCATGCTATCCACGCTGCCCGACCTGCTCATCGGCATCGTGATCGTGCTGGTGCTGAGCGCGTCCATGTCCACGCTGTCGTCGCTCGTGCTGACGTCGTCGTCCACGTTGACGCTCGACCTCATCAAAGACAACCTTGTGAAGAACATGAGCGAGAAGAAGCAGCTGGGCTACATGCGCGTGCTCATCGTGGTGTTCATCGTGATTTCGGCGGTGATCGCGCTCGTGCAGTACAACTCGTCCATCACGTTCATCGCGCAGCTCATGAGCATCTCGTGGGGCGCGCTGGCCGGCTCGTTTTTGGGCCCCTTCTTCTGGGGGCTGTACTCGCGCCGGGTGTCGCGCCCGGCCGTGTGGGCCAGCTTCATCGTGGGCGTGGGCCTGACCACGGGCAACATGATCGCCGGATTCGTGGGCACGGCATTCATCGCGTCGCCCATCAACTGCGGCGCCATCGCGATGGTGCTGTCGCTGATCATCGTGCCGGTGGTGAGCATGTTCACGAAGCGCGTGGACTTCGAGGTCGACCCGCCGCACGCCGAGGGCGCTATCGACCGCGAGTACGAGCAGGAGCTGGAAGCGGAATAG
- a CDS encoding YdcF family protein: MLFTLFLIYFPALVFGFLFIKNFRKEPRQFRNALYFLLLCLFAFYGMSIQFELPWLVLIGLAAIPFGTVALVVFLLANTFVVVKREGLSLSHLLPGLFALFIVFVCVAAPLFLLMRVTPIVLALALLVIMEGSYVAFTFSALLLYSWLYRRLPKRRDYDYIVVHGAGLSGTKPTPLLAARLDKAVELWEADGRRAVIIASGGQGADEAVSEAEAMRTYLIEERGVPADAIIEEDRSTTTMENLRNSKAIMDARSGAGAYRAAVVTSDYHVFRTAEYAHKIGLAADGVGSRTARYFWPTAFIREFVAVSNAHRWPFVAIFVLWLPFAAVALFQL, translated from the coding sequence ATGCTTTTCACACTGTTTCTCATATACTTTCCCGCACTCGTGTTCGGGTTCCTGTTCATCAAGAACTTCCGCAAGGAGCCGCGGCAGTTCCGCAACGCGCTGTACTTCCTGCTGTTGTGTCTGTTCGCGTTCTACGGGATGTCCATTCAGTTCGAGCTTCCGTGGCTCGTGCTCATCGGGCTGGCGGCTATCCCGTTCGGCACGGTGGCGCTCGTCGTGTTCCTGCTGGCGAACACCTTCGTGGTGGTCAAACGCGAGGGGCTCAGCCTATCGCATCTGCTGCCGGGGCTGTTCGCGCTGTTCATCGTGTTCGTGTGCGTGGCAGCGCCGCTGTTCTTGCTTATGCGGGTTACGCCGATCGTGCTGGCGCTGGCGTTGCTCGTGATCATGGAGGGCTCGTACGTGGCGTTCACGTTCTCGGCGCTGCTGCTGTACTCGTGGCTGTACCGACGGTTGCCGAAGCGCCGCGACTACGACTACATCGTCGTGCACGGCGCGGGCCTGTCGGGAACGAAGCCCACGCCGCTGCTGGCCGCGCGCCTCGACAAGGCCGTCGAGCTCTGGGAGGCCGACGGGCGCCGCGCGGTCATCATCGCGTCGGGCGGCCAAGGCGCCGACGAGGCCGTGTCGGAAGCGGAGGCCATGCGCACGTACCTCATCGAGGAGCGCGGCGTGCCTGCCGACGCCATCATCGAGGAGGACCGTTCGACCACCACGATGGAGAACCTGCGCAACTCCAAGGCCATCATGGACGCGCGATCGGGCGCGGGCGCGTACCGCGCCGCCGTGGTGACCAGCGATTACCACGTGTTCCGCACCGCCGAGTACGCGCACAAGATCGGGCTCGCCGCCGACGGCGTGGGCAGCAGGACTGCGCGCTACTTCTGGCCCACCGCATTCATCCGCGAGTTCGTGGCCGTCAGCAACGCCCATCGTTGGCCGTTCGTGGCGATCTTCGTGCTCTGGCTGCCCTTCGCCGCCGTCGCCCTTTTTCAGTTGTAA
- a CDS encoding Na+/H+ antiporter NhaC family protein yields the protein MEGFDLISTGVWSIIPPILALGLALITKEVYSSLAIGVFVGMVIYQFSLNGVGVEPLVDSFTMVPQMMAEQIAGNGALLLFLALLGALVVVIAAAGGSRAYAEWVSTHIKNAKMAQVLTAVLGIIIFVDDYFNCLTVGAVMRPVTDRFNISHEKLAWIIDSTAAPICIIAPVSSWAVAVGGYLGEGGFTTFVQSIPYNFYALLTIVFVFFMCASKKDFGPMRVAEAEVAQPSDQQHRIPPKDSALESMSTVGISDRDAADALPLKLDTVIAEEDELDEAAQIAVEEFKGMSISDKGRVFDLIVPIVVLIIFSILGMLYAGGFFQGVDFATAVGENPVFGLCIGVCVALVVTAAMFLPRKLMTLSGYMDGVAEGVRSMVGAIMILVLAWSLGGTCRYLLGTGEFVSGFLNSIGVGLALLPAVIFIVAAFIGFAMGTSWGTIALILPIVIGVFPAQDPLFLVAIGATLGGAVYGDHVSPISDTTILSSAGAQCNHLRHVATQLPYASVVAAVCLVGYIIAGFTGNPWIALVVGAVLMIAAVLVLHRSKYGAVKA from the coding sequence ATGGAAGGGTTTGACCTCATTAGCACGGGGGTATGGTCGATCATACCGCCGATTCTGGCGCTGGGCCTGGCGCTGATCACGAAGGAGGTGTATTCCTCGCTCGCCATCGGCGTGTTCGTGGGCATGGTGATCTACCAGTTCTCGCTCAACGGCGTGGGCGTCGAGCCGCTCGTCGACTCGTTCACCATGGTGCCGCAGATGATGGCCGAGCAGATAGCCGGCAACGGGGCGCTGCTGCTGTTCCTTGCGCTCTTGGGCGCGCTCGTGGTGGTCATCGCGGCTGCCGGCGGCTCGCGTGCGTACGCCGAATGGGTGTCCACGCACATCAAGAACGCGAAGATGGCGCAGGTGCTGACCGCGGTGCTGGGCATCATCATCTTCGTGGACGACTACTTCAACTGCCTCACGGTGGGCGCGGTCATGCGCCCCGTCACCGACCGCTTCAACATCAGCCACGAGAAGCTGGCGTGGATCATCGACTCCACCGCGGCGCCCATCTGCATCATCGCGCCCGTGTCGTCGTGGGCTGTGGCCGTGGGCGGCTACCTGGGTGAGGGCGGCTTCACCACGTTCGTCCAGTCCATCCCGTACAACTTCTACGCGCTGCTCACTATCGTGTTCGTCTTCTTCATGTGCGCGTCGAAGAAGGACTTCGGCCCCATGCGCGTGGCCGAGGCCGAGGTCGCGCAGCCGTCTGACCAGCAGCATCGCATTCCGCCGAAGGACAGCGCGCTCGAGTCGATGTCCACGGTGGGCATCTCCGATCGCGACGCGGCCGACGCGCTGCCGCTGAAGCTGGACACGGTCATCGCCGAGGAGGACGAGCTCGACGAGGCCGCGCAGATCGCGGTCGAGGAATTCAAGGGCATGTCCATCTCGGATAAGGGCCGCGTGTTCGACCTGATCGTGCCCATTGTGGTGCTCATCATCTTCTCGATTCTGGGCATGCTGTACGCGGGCGGCTTCTTCCAGGGCGTCGACTTCGCCACGGCGGTGGGCGAGAACCCGGTGTTCGGCCTGTGCATCGGCGTGTGCGTGGCGCTCGTGGTGACGGCGGCCATGTTCCTGCCGCGCAAGCTGATGACGCTGTCGGGCTACATGGACGGCGTGGCCGAGGGCGTGCGCTCCATGGTGGGCGCCATCATGATCCTCGTGCTGGCGTGGAGCCTGGGCGGCACGTGCCGCTACCTGCTGGGAACCGGCGAGTTCGTCAGCGGCTTCCTGAACAGCATCGGCGTGGGGCTGGCGCTGCTGCCTGCCGTCATCTTCATCGTGGCCGCGTTCATCGGCTTCGCCATGGGCACGTCGTGGGGCACCATCGCGCTCATTCTGCCCATCGTCATCGGCGTGTTCCCGGCTCAGGATCCGCTGTTCCTCGTGGCCATCGGCGCCACGCTGGGCGGCGCGGTGTACGGCGACCACGTGTCGCCTATTTCGGACACGACCATCCTGTCGTCGGCCGGTGCGCAGTGCAACCACCTGCGTCACGTGGCCACGCAGCTGCCGTACGCGTCGGTGGTTGCCGCCGTGTGTCTCGTGGGCTACATCATCGCCGGTTTCACCGGCAATCCGTGGATCGCGCTCGTGGTGGGCGCGGTGCTGATGATCGCCGCCGTGCTGGTGCTCCATCGCTCGAAGTACGGAGCGGTGAAGGCGTAA